The genomic interval GACCGGTCGAGCAAAGCTTCCAGTTGTAGCCTCTCCACCGCAAGCCCAGACCATGGGCGATACACACCGCCAAAAAGTGACCTCTTTGGTAAAGAGAACTCAAGCCATATTGCCAGGGTTGTGCACAAGTCTACGCGAAGTTTCGCATCAAACATGATAGCCGCCACTGATTTCACTAGAGCTAGTACCCTCACTTTTTGCCCCTCCAACGTAATAGGTGGAAGGAACGTAACATAGTCTCGAACCGCAAAGCAAGCTGCAGCCTCTGGTTCCAGTTCTGCCTCAGTGACGAAGAGTACATCCACATCATTGCTCACGAGAAGGTTGATAAGCGCAAGCTCTTTGGTTGCCCCCATTGTGAGATTCGCCGAGTTCCATGTCATTATTGTAAGCTCCCGTTGGCTAGTCTTGCCAAGACGGCTATGAGCAGCTCTGTCACGGTGGCGCTTGCCATGGATGTTTGCCCGATGGGTGCTGACACCCCCGTCAGGGTGCACGGGGGAATCGCTGCAGCTACCAGGGCTGAAGGGACCGACGAGGGAAATCGGCACACCCCGCTGAGGCTGCAACTTGTGCATATGACTTTGACTTGCTTGACTCcatcttcaccttctgaagcTTCTCCCACATTCTGAGTGCGTCCAACTGAGACTTCATTTATTGCATCTTGAGTTCTTTTTCCCCCACATGGGCATGCtgccttgtttttttgtagCTCCTGTTGCTCTTGGGGTCAGgctttattgcgactcttggtcatgtcatggcgcaaaaataactataaaataaaatatgatgtatatacattatacaggGGTTGGTtattaaaacaagaaaaatgtcaagaagataaaaacaataaaatagtcgactagaaagtgatatcacaatgagtatgactagaattggttcaatgcacatgaaaaaaagggaagaggggaatcacagacagtacaaacacagttaggtaaatgtaattgatggaattcttggttattgcaaagtagaggatgggccagattgaacagatcttttgtcagctcccgtcgttgatggcattggcccgggagccggacaaaggtgcgtgaccgccaatactccgaagggatgtcgggccaaggacaataaggtgttataAATACCATTATTAGGCATGATGGTCTGGTTTACCAAGTAAGTGACCATCACCGAATGAATGATCACAAATGAGGCTCGACTTAGATCAAACAGTCCCATTGGACTCCAAGCCATGGGTTGTGAGAACCGATTCAAGATACACGCCATTTGCTTCTCTTGAACCGGGCATAAGGGCGAAGACCAAATATCCAATCAAGTCAAAGAGCCTTGACAAATCTTCATGGCATTGGTCAAAGCATAATCCCGGTATGGGGTTGAACGTGAATTGGATCTACCGGTGTTCCAATGACTTTTGCGATTGATCAGACTTTACCTAAAGGCCATAGATGTTTGCTAAGCAGGTGGATCTCAATTTGCCTGATGTAACCCTTGAGAGTATTTACCGATCTCGCCTAAAACAACAATACAAGAAGCTACTTCAATTGCAAGTAATTTTCCTTCCTCCGTTTTTGACTATAAGTAAATGGTTGGCAAAATCAATTATTCAAGGCTAAAATAGGCTATAATGCTGATATTTTTACCCGACCAACCCAACATGGAAATGCAGTGAAAACACATATCAAGGTATCAAGGTAAAACAAGGTATCACCTTTCCATTCGACGCCTCCGCCTCCaatcccccccctcccccttctcAACGTTT from Tigriopus californicus strain San Diego chromosome 5, Tcal_SD_v2.1, whole genome shotgun sequence carries:
- the LOC131880977 gene encoding uncharacterized protein LOC131880977 (The sequence of the model RefSeq protein was modified relative to this genomic sequence to represent the inferred CDS: added 148 bases not found in genome assembly) → MGATKELALINLLVSNDVDVLFVTEAELEPEAAACFAVRDYVTFLPPITLEGQKVRVLALVKSVAAIMFDAKLRVDLCTTLAIWLEFSLPKRSLFGGVYRPWSGLAVERLQLEALLDRSAAATAEASVVVLTGDLNLDVSRVDDKGYHRHSLLTKLLSDLTEAGLEYIPTGPTWVSHGTFQGFHRTSTIDHTYVFGASVTVTVLPDSTS